Within Diospyros lotus cultivar Yz01 chromosome 15, ASM1463336v1, whole genome shotgun sequence, the genomic segment AGTTTTTCATGCTTAAAGACATCCTCGACTTCATCCTTGTGGACAAGGATAATTTGagttggggggtgggggggatgATACGTGCAATAGCCATGCGACCTAGCAAGACTTGGTCAAGTTTGTTTAGTTGAGACTTGGTCTCTTGAATTTGTACATGACTCCACTAAgctagaaaataggagaatatCTAATCCACTAAATCAACTAAAACAACTAAACAGACTTGACCAAGTCTTGCTTTTATATAGACCTGTATATGACTTCGCTGAGCTAGAAAATAGTAGAATATCTAACCCACTAAAGCAACTAAAACAATTAAACAAACTTGACCAAGTCTTGCTGGGCCACATGGCTGTTGCAAGTATCATTTCCCTCTCCCCCCACTTAGATTGTCTTTGTTCGTAAGGATGAAGTCGGGTATGTCTTCAAGCATGAAAAACTGGGGTCGTTGACACTGATGTTTGGGAAGGAATTTTTCATCATAGTAATATCATAGGCTATTTTCCCTATGCTTTCAGACTTCTTGGCTCGTAATTCCTTTGAAGGGACTAGCATTATTAATGGCGCTGGTGCCGGTCTTAAGTGCGAGCGGGGTGCCCCAAACTCTAGCGGAATTGTTGGGTCTTGATTTTGGTTGTGCGTGAAGTGGTTGGCTTGGGATCTTTTGTAGTTGATTCCGTTCCTCGATTAGCGACTCCTATTGTCTCTACCAAGGTCCTGGGTTGTTTGATTTTTACGTCTAAGAGGATGTCATCTCGGAGTCTTGCTACAAAGCAaccaattaaaaaattttcagGCAGGCCATCTACCTGGTGGGAGAGTTTCTTGAAGGCTTCCTAATAATTTGCCACTGTTAAAGTATGTTTAAGGCAAGTCAAGGCTTCTGACGGATCTTCGTAATCGGTTGGGCCAAAATGGAGCAATACAACTTTGGTGAATTCTTCCCATGTAAATGGACCACAAAATTTTGTCAACCACTCGTGCCACTGTAATGCAATACCTTCTAAATGAAAAGAGGCTAGCTGAACTTGTTGGGTAGGTTCAATATTCTGGAAATCAAAGTATTGCTCTGTCTTATAGATCTAGCCAGTTGGGTCTTTTCCGTTCAATTTTGAGAATGACAATTTGAGGTGTTGATGGGGGCGATCGTTGGTGTTGTTTGGTGGAGAAGAACCTTCAACTACAAAGGGGTTGGTTTTAGGTTAGCGAGTGGTTGGGCTTGATGAGTGTTAGAAAGCTGGAAGCTTGGTTAACACCGTTTGCAAAGTAGCGTGAATATAGTCGATGCTTGACTTGTGTCGGGCCAAGATTTTGTGAACTTCATTACGAAATTTAGCATTGGTTTTGCCGCAAGTGTCCATGGTTGGAACCACACTTTGATACCAAATAATAGAAGAATTTGGATTTAAAATTTGTAAGCaaagaatttagagagaaaataggaCAAATAGAGGGAATGAGATAATTCTTATTAACCAACATAAACAATACAAATTCAAGATGTCTCTTATATAAACCTGTACATAACTCCACTAAGCTAGAAAATAGAAGAATATCTAATCCACTAAACAGACTTGACCAAGTCTTGCTTTATATAGACTTGTACACGACTCTACTAAGTTAGAAAATAGTAGAATATCTAACCCACTAAAGCAACTAAACAGACTTAATCAAGTCTTGCTATTATATAGACCTGCACATGATTCTACTAAgctagaaaataggagaatatCTAACCCACTAAAGCAACTAAACAGAATTGATCAAGTCTTGCTATTAGACACACCTGTACATGACCCCACTAAgctagaaaataggagaatatCTAACCCACTAAAGCAACTAAACAGACTTGACCAAGTCTTGGGCTGTATCAGAATAGTTCTCAAAACCTGTTCAGCAAATGCTCTTGAGTTTATCTGATTCCGGAATGGTGCTTGGATTGTGTTCTttctagtgatttttaattgtaGATTTGGGGGAAACAGATGTTTGCAAAATTTCTATACTGACCTCAATAGATGAGCAAGTTGAGATAATGGTTTGGTGAGTGAATTTGGGTTGAGAATAAGATAGTATCTGCACATGAAACCAATATTAGGGCGACAGTTATTTGCAATGAAAATGACTTTATTGCTGTTATTGTTACTCTTTTGATAAGTGTTTTGTCCATTTCAAGAGGTCATAGCTCGGATGATTAGAATTTCTGGAGCTTAACTCAACAAACTGAAGCTTTGGTCATCAACATGTTACTTCTATCTGTTTTTTGTTCCCTTTAATACAACAGGATATCTTACCTTTTACCCTATGGTTTAGGAAGCTTATTCttttaattactattattgGCATGAGGGAaaaatggtttcattttctaattGTGGGTTGTTGTAGCATGAAGGTATATTGATCGACCtgtgttatttattttatttttttgctagcATCAACCCCTGTTTTTGTATTGCAATATACTCAATCAGGATTTAGTTTTTATAGTTAGTAGTTATTATTATTGACGTCagggaaaaatgattttgttttctaACTGCGGGTCGTCGTAGCATGAAGGTATATTGATCAACgtatgttatttatttgttattttttgctAGGATCAACCCATGTTTTTCTAATGCAATATAAATCAGGATTTAGTTTTTATAGTTAGTAGTTACTATTATTGACATCagggaaaaatgattttgttttctaattgCGGGTCGTTGTAGCATGAAGGTATATTGATCGACCCatgctatttattttttattttttgctaggATCAACCCATGTTTTTGTATTGCAATATACTCAATCGGGATTTAGTTTTTGCAGTTAGTAGGTGATTATCTGAATTACTATTACTAGTACTACTGTGGGATCAATTAGCTCAGAACTGTCTCTGATGCAGGCTACTTAGCTAATATCTGCAAAACATGCTCCTCTTCCAAACAAGTTCAATTTGGTTGATTATTCATGTAATTGGTCCCCCTGTTACTGTGGCATAGATCAGTGTGTTGAACCGGGAGTTATATTTATTGAGTTAAATCCTTAGAAAGAAAACATAGTATGCTGGACATTCCCTTACTAACTAGATGGTCCTTACAATTCAAAGTTAAATTGAACATGCTACATGtaaatttatattcatatattaacCATTTGGTGCCTCTTAACATGTCAAACTTGGCCAAATCCACATTTTTCTTGTTATTGTACTTTCACGTTTTTTTTCATGTGCGTATctgaactttttattatttcgattacatctttgaatttgattttcgAGTCAATATAATCTttgtattttgacatttttttcgtatgacaacttaaatttttcgttatttcgattacactaatggatttgaatttttgacttaatttaatccttgttctttcatgtgtaaaaaaaaaaaaaaaaagtagaatgAGATGACAAGGTACATGTTATACTTTGATCATGTCAaagtacataaattaaattgattcgaaaatgCATGTTTATGGgtataaacaaaataatgaaaaatttagattatcacACGAAAAAAAAGTCAATGTATAGGGgttaaattaactcgaaaatacAGATATAGGAGATGTAATCGGAATAATGAAACGTGAAagtaaatgacaaaaatatagatttgaccAGTCAAACTTTGTTGGATGCATATAGATAGATGTGTAGCCACGGTTATGTGACGAGTAAATATCCTTTCTATCCTACATGGTAAAGTCAAGTAAAGGAAGCTTAAATCAGAGATATGGTGTGTTGCTTCTTCTTGTGTATTGGGCATCTTTATGATGTTTTGTGGACTGAATAATAATATAGGTGGGGATGCCCGCCGAGCAAGTTCCCATGGACATACTCTAGCAAGGAGGTATGCTATCTGCTGAAGGGAAAGGTGAAGGTCTATCCGGATGGGTCGAAGGAGGCGGTTGAGATTGGTGCGGGCGACTTGGTGGAGTTCCCGAAAGGATTGAGCTGCACTTGGCATGTCTCGGAGGCAGTGGACAAGCACTATTACTTTGAGTAAGGAAAGTTTTACTCTTTTacgatgatgaagaagaagagcctTTTGGTTCAAGTCTGAGTGGCAGGCAGGCACACTTTGTTTTGTATGTATTGCTCCCCTAACTTACTATtatgatgaaattaaaaatgtctGTGATGAAGCctgcctttatatatataaaataaaatttctatttatGTAGTGTAGTGTTATTATACTACTATGGTTAACCATTCAAATTGAAACCCCACCCGTTCCCATGGGAGCCTAACCGTGTcgtgaacttttttttttttttttgtggtgtgTGAACTGTGGGGGTTGAAATTTCCCATATCCCATTCACAAGTTGACATGTCAAAACATAGAATTGGTCTAATTCTATGTTATATCtctcttttttaaattaaattatgagacttattattattattatttaattttgtcatTCAGTCATTAATTTTATTCCAGCgctatttaaaatttagataccAAATGAGTTGTAAGGGAAAATTTTCAATATTGCTGACTacaaattttgtgattttgattCTTTGTTTGTCATTAATTCTATAATTGGAACAGAGACAAGTAACCAGCGAGTGATGTTATTGAGAATtagctcaaaaataaaaaataaataaatggaaaaacCTTATCCTTGTATTATATGCGCCTACGGCTGTCCCAATAGGATTGGAGGTGAGTAAGGTAAAGCCAAAAAGAGATATTTCTTAGCTCAAATTGCCATTCTCCCTGAGTGAAGCACGACACACACTTATTGGAGGTAATAaatcaaacactataaataaataaatacacatgACATGAAAAAAAGAACTGTTTCTCGCTCTGCATACAGGTAAAGGATAGCAATGAAAAACCAATTCCCTTACCAACTTCAAgcaacccacccacccacccaccccccCGACTCTGAAAACATACCAACCAACCAACCCAccccaacaaaagaaaaaaaaaaagaagaagagaaaattccCATTCTGCTTGCATAAACAAAACTACAATAAATAAACGCTCCTTCCCCACTCCTCCTCTCttgagaaattcaaaaagatgaacaaaaagaagaaatggcagAATGTAAATGGAGGAGCCAAAACCGAAAAAGCATGGAAAGCCGTAACTAACAAAACTAATACTTTTTGCCAAGAATTATACCGATGATCACGGACACCAGCCCCACGGCTAAAATGACTTTAAAGGTCGCGAGAGGAGAGGACTCGGTGGTTTGAATCTCCAAGGACGCTGGTGGTGGCTGTGGCTGTGTAGATGTGGATTCCAGCTTTTTCTTGCTCTTGCGTTTTGATGGCGTTGAAATTGTCGATCCCATGTCCCTGGATTTGATCTCCACTCCTTCGTCCTTTGCTTCACCGTGTCCTTCCTGCAACATGTTATGTCTCAGTGCATgcttataattatatatgtacattgagGCAAGTGAATCAGCATGGGCATGCAGGCATATATATGTTATCTCTAGGAGCAGTAATTGGGAGAAAGCAAACCTTTTCTTTGGATTTAGCATCAGCGAGCTGCAATTTGTGCTCAAGTTCTTTCACTTGGTTTTGCAAGAGCACGACCATTTTGTCCTTAGCTTCAAGCTCTTCCAAGGAAGACTTTACAGCAGCTTCCCTTCCCAAATCTCTTTGAGACTCGGCTTCTTTCTGTTAAcgggaattaaaaaaaaaaatcaaagaataattattcaaacaaataaaataactaaaataaaagtaaacaaaaggaaagacaatgataataataatgttgtcaaaagacaaaaaaaataccTGGGACTGTAGCGTCTGTCTCTCAAGCGCAAGCTGCTCTTTTAAATCTTCTATCAGTTTCTTTGACGAGTTAAGCTGTTCTACAGCTTCATCCTTCTCACTTGCTGCTGCAGCCAGTTTAGATCGTAGATCATTTAGTTCGGATGCAATCCTGGCTAGTTCCTGAGTAAGGTTTGAATTTGACTCAGCTAGCTGTTCTCTCTCCTTTTCAAGTTGACCTTCCTTCCTTTGCATCTCCTCAATGATGATTTCCAGACCCTCCAATTTCAACCGGGTCTGTTCCAGCTCAATTTTTTGAGTTTCTGCGACACCAGAAGCCTCGCGCGCCTGTTCTTCGTGCATCTTTATTTGCTCTTGGAGTGCGTCTAGCTTTTCGTTTAGGTCTCTAGCTTCTAAATCTCTCTGACTAAATTTCTGAATTGTCCCTTCTAACTCTCTTTGAGTCTCTGAAACCCGGGCTTCAGCTGCTAACTGGAGTTCAGATGCTTTTGAGTGGTGATCTGTTAATTCAGCAACCTTACTCATGTAAGCAGCAAGTTGCTGAGCAGTGCCTTCCTTCTCAGCATGAAAAAGATTTAGTGATTCTTCAAGGTCATTAATCTTGCTTTTTAGCTGCGCATTGGTCTCAACTAGCAGTTCATTCTCTGAAGAAAACTGTGCAGCTTTATTCTCTTCCTCTGAAAGTTTTCTTTTGAGTTCTTCGTTCAATGTCTCAGAAGAAGATAATTTGGTCGAAATCTGATCCAATTCTTCCTTCAGAAACGCAGATCTTTCGGCTGCTTCAGCTATCTGCTCTTCGAAAACCTTCGCCTGACTTtcaagaatttttattttctcatacAGTGAGTTAGCCTCTGAATCTTTGCTGGAGAGGTTTGCACTTGCTTCCTGGAGTTTTAGCTCTGTATCCCTGATTAAAGACTCATGTAATGTTTGGAGCTCTGATTTTCTTGCCGTAGTTTGCTCTAATACTCCACTTTGATGCTCTAGTTGCTCCTCAGCAGACTTGAGCTTCTCAACAACTTCACTTTCTCTCGTCTGTGTATCTTTAAGATCATTTTCCATGATTTCGAATTTCTGTTGTGTTAGACTCAATTCACTCCGTAGGACTTCAAGGAGAGTTTCCGCTTCTGCATGCTTTTCACTGGAACTTTTAAATGCATCTTCtatatttttcttctcatcTCTCACAATATTCAAGGAATCAATTAATTCTCTTTCCTTGTCATTGGCGTTTAGCAGGGCAGCCTCAAGGCTTGATGCTTGCGATTGAAATTTCTCGAGTTCTGGTTCAAGCTCAGATATCTTATCAAAGTATTTCTTTGACTCTGCTTCTGCATCtccacattttttttctaaCAAGCTTATTTGCTCTTCAAGCTCCTGGATTTTGTATTTCTCTGTTTCAAGCAACAGTTCCAGATCACTTACCCTTTTGCCAGCACCCTCTACTTTCAAATGGGACTTCTGGACTAAATCTTCTAGTTCAAGGCTACGTTGATGTGTCGTATTAGCTCGACCCTCATGCTCAGTGCATTTTTCTGAAACAGCCTTCAGTTCCAACTCCAACTCAGAATTACGAGAAGACGATTGATTCAGGTCAGATTCCATCTGAGCTATCTTATCCTCATATACTTGTATTTGGCCACTCAGttgcttcttttcttcctcaacCTCTCTCAGTGTTTCACTAAGAACAGTAATTTTCTCAGAGAACTCTACGAGTTCTCTTTGAGCTTCATTGCTTTTAACCTCTAGCAGATTGATAAGTTGCTCTAGTTCTATATTTCTCTGTTCTGCAGTAATAAATCGTGCCTCAAGCTCTTGCAATTGTGATCTAGCAGCTTCTGATGCTGCATTTGAGGCCTGTACTATGGTTTCCAGCTCAAGATTCTTTTGTTGGGCAGTGGTTGCTGCATACCCAGATTCGTGATGGAGCTCTTCTAGAGATTTTAACTTCTGCTCCAGCTCAGCATTGTTTGCCAGAGCTTGAGAGAGGAGAGAATCCACTTTACAGAAGTTCTCATCTGATAACTGCAACTTCGTCTCCAGATCATTGCATAGTTCCTTCATCTGAATAGCATTACTGTTTAAATCCTCCAAAGCAGCTTCAAGAGCTTCTTTATCTTTGATTACTATGTGCAGTTCATCCTGTACAGTTGAAAACTTTGCTACCTGATCTTTTAGCTCGGCTTCTAACAATTCCTTTGAATGCAATTCCTCCTGCAGCTTCAATTTGACGTCTTCCAACTCAGACGACCTAGTTTGAAGATCTTCTTTTGTTGACAAGAACAAATTCTCAAGTGTTGACATGTCCTCCTTTACACGAAATTCTGAAGCCTTTCTAATATCTAGTTCTTGGGTCAGTTCATGCATACGAGCTTCGTTTGAAGCAAGCTTCTGCTCCATTTCAACCAACTGTGATTTTGAAAGCTCCAACTCTCCACGAACTTCAGAAAGCTCAGCTGCGGTACTGTTGAGTGCTTCCTCAACCTTCTGCTTGTCAGCAATCATCTCATAAAGGCCCTTGAGTTCTTCCTGTAGAGAGGCCATCTgatcttccatttcttttgcacTAAGCTTCGCAAGTTCAAGCAACCTTTCAAACTCCAAGGCCCTTTTTGTCTCAGATTCAGCATGTGAACCACTTTGTTTATGCAATTCCTCAAACTTGCGTGCCTCGCCTGCTGAAGTTTGCAGCTCTTGCTCTAGCTCCTGCCATTTATTTCTTGATCCCTCAAGCTCAAGGCTAAGATTGTCAAATGCTACCTTCACATTGGCCAACTCCTCATGCTTTGCTTCTTGAGCATGCAATGCCTCTTGCAAGTCATTAATCCGTTGGTTGTATCTCTCCTCAGCTTCCACGATCTTCTGCTGCACTTTCTTGTGATTAACTTCGAGTTCTTCATATTTCTTTCCACTTTCTTCCAACTTCTCCTTTGTAATGGAGACTTCATCCTTCAGCTGGGAATTCTCTGATTCAGAATGCTTCAGAGCCCCGGCTACTCTTTCCAATTCAAGCTCAAGTTCTTTTACCTTCTCTTGCGCTTCAAGAACTTCTCTACTCAAGAATGAATTGTTTGAGCTTTGTTCATTGTTGGAAGACTTCTCGTCTATAGGAGGTGGCTGTTCAGAAGTAAGTGAAATATCCTTTACATCGAAGGATTCCCTGTCCACTTTTATAAATTCTCCCTCCAAGGCcgtttcttcctcctctttttttcctccttttggATCTTGATTCAAGTTCCCATCAGAAATCTGCAATaagattttcaaagaaaaagagCTTCAAGCACCACATAAAGGAAAATTATGTGTGTTCTGTTGAATTTTGTCCTTTCCTAACAGCTGGTAAGGAAGTACCAAAAGAATACAAATACGAAGCGGAACATTTAGACAAAAATACCTTAGTAGTCTTAAAAGCATTTGAATCTAGAAATTTACAATAACAAGTTCCAAAGTGCTTGGGCATAGCCCTACCAAAAAGCAAAATGACAATAGTATCTTACTCATGAAACTAACAGTTAATTATAAGGTGATCGGACCAAAGGTTGCATGAATACCAGTAAACAAAAGAATCAGTCCATGTAACAAACATATGTTGCATACAATTTTTGGTATCTCATAACAAATAGCAACCTTGGTCGGATAAGCATTGCTCATCTTTTCAAATACCTTCATTATTGGTATCTCTGGACTTGCTTGCAACTCTTCTTCCATGTCCGAACGTATTGCGCCTTATGTAAGATTCCTTGCGAGCCTGCACAAACATATGTTCATAATTAGAGCAGTCAAGAAGAAAACTGGGCCATCGCAAGTGGCAAGTGATTTTTTGTTTCACTACAAGGCACATGctaaatgataaaagaaaacCTCTATTAAATTTCACTTGTAGAAAATAGGCAGACAACCATACAATTTGTCCATCTGCAAGATTCTACAGTTGGTCTGACATTAGATGTCAAGTTCTTCTGTTTCTGACCAACCCAAATGAAATTAGTCTATTCGATCATATTTGAATTTGTGAATTGGGTTAAATAGTGTGCCAAAGTAGGCCTACAAAACACTGATTCAAATCCAATAGAAATGGTCGATCTCCTTTCTTCATTCCAAGGCAgacttttgttttttgttttggaaGTTCTCCTTTTTCGTGAGCATTTATTCCCAACCTCTACTAATTGTGGTCTTGCTAGACCAGCTCATGCTGTTAGCCCATACCATTGATAACAGCCAGAATCTTATACAAATCAGGCTGAAATCAGACCCATACTAATGCAATACATTTTCGCTCatgaaatgaagagttattAGTATATGCCGTTTTTCCATTTGACAAGTGAGTTTCCAATATTATACTTTCGAGCAGGTTCATAACGAAAACAAATCATATATAGCGCATGACCCTCTTGGGACGAAGTTTATAGATCTTCTAATGAGCTTTCCTGATTCGACTACCCAAGTAATTCTTTATATACATTTGTATGAGTGAGCAATAAATATTAGCTACCTAGTCATACCACGCCATCAAAAAAGAGAGTATAATTGTGATAAATGTTTATATGCAAGGGATGctaaatgattatagaaaaatacGTACATTCAAATATAAGAAACCAACACatgaaagtattttttttttcagagaAACACATGAAAGTACTAAAATATAGAATGAATACAATCAAATAGACGAAATCAAGCAGATCAAGTTGGATCATAGAAGAAAACGCGATCATTCTCTTATAACTAGCTCTAAC encodes:
- the LOC127791496 gene encoding uncharacterized protein LOC127791496; translated protein: MEEELQASPEIPIMKISDGNLNQDPKGGKKEEEETALEGEFIKVDRESFDVKDISLTSEQPPPIDEKSSNNEQSSNNSFLSREVLEAQEKVKELELELERVAGALKHSESENSQLKDEVSITKEKLEESGKKYEELEVNHKKVQQKIVEAEERYNQRINDLQEALHAQEAKHEELANVKVAFDNLSLELEGSRNKWQELEQELQTSAGEARKFEELHKQSGSHAESETKRALEFERLLELAKLSAKEMEDQMASLQEELKGLYEMIADKQKVEEALNSTAAELSEVRGELELSKSQLVEMEQKLASNEARMHELTQELDIRKASEFRVKEDMSTLENLFLSTKEDLQTRSSELEDVKLKLQEELHSKELLEAELKDQVAKFSTVQDELHIVIKDKEALEAALEDLNSNAIQMKELCNDLETKLQLSDENFCKVDSLLSQALANNAELEQKLKSLEELHHESGYAATTAQQKNLELETIVQASNAASEAARSQLQELEARFITAEQRNIELEQLINLLEVKSNEAQRELVEFSEKITVLSETLREVEEEKKQLSGQIQVYEDKIAQMESDLNQSSSRNSELELELKAVSEKCTEHEGRANTTHQRSLELEDLVQKSHLKVEGAGKRVSDLELLLETEKYKIQELEEQISLLEKKCGDAEAESKKYFDKISELEPELEKFQSQASSLEAALLNANDKERELIDSLNIVRDEKKNIEDAFKSSSEKHAEAETLLEVLRSELSLTQQKFEIMENDLKDTQTRESEVVEKLKSAEEQLEHQSGVLEQTTARKSELQTLHESLIRDTELKLQEASANLSSKDSEANSLYEKIKILESQAKVFEEQIAEAAERSAFLKEELDQISTKLSSSETLNEELKRKLSEEENKAAQFSSENELLVETNAQLKSKINDLEESLNLFHAEKEGTAQQLAAYMSKVAELTDHHSKASELQLAAEARVSETQRELEGTIQKFSQRDLEARDLNEKLDALQEQIKMHEEQAREASGVAETQKIELEQTRLKLEGLEIIIEEMQRKEGQLEKEREQLAESNSNLTQELARIASELNDLRSKLAAAASEKDEAVEQLNSSKKLIEDLKEQLALERQTLQSQKEAESQRDLGREAAVKSSLEELEAKDKMVVLLQNQVKELEHKLQLADAKSKEKEGHGEAKDEGVEIKSRDMGSTISTPSKRKSKKKLESTSTQPQPPPASLEIQTTESSPLATFKVILAVGLVSVIIGIILGKKY